A genomic window from Rhizobium sp. 007 includes:
- a CDS encoding 3-deoxy-manno-octulosonate cytidylyltransferase — MTASNLDDVLVLIPARMASTRLPGKPLADICGLPMIVQVALRAKEAEIGRVVIAVDDEEVFEAVSKAGFEVVMTRKDHQSGSDRIFEALHKVDPDASARIVVNVQGDLPTIDPETIRAALRPLEEETVDIATLTVEITDEEERTNPNVVKVVGSPLSETRLHALYFTRATAPYGQGPLYHHIGLYAYRRAALEKFVSLGPSALEKRESLEQLRALEAGMRIDVEIVKTVPLGVDTPADLDKARRILSARKA; from the coding sequence CGCATGGCGTCCACCCGCCTTCCCGGCAAGCCGCTGGCCGATATTTGCGGATTGCCGATGATCGTCCAGGTCGCTTTGCGAGCGAAGGAAGCGGAGATCGGCCGTGTCGTCATCGCGGTCGACGACGAGGAGGTTTTCGAGGCGGTTTCGAAGGCCGGCTTCGAAGTCGTTATGACCCGCAAGGATCATCAATCCGGCTCCGATCGCATTTTCGAAGCCTTGCACAAGGTCGACCCGGACGCGAGCGCCAGGATCGTCGTCAACGTCCAGGGCGATCTACCGACCATCGATCCCGAAACGATCCGCGCTGCATTGCGCCCGTTGGAAGAGGAGACCGTCGATATCGCGACGCTCACCGTCGAGATCACTGATGAGGAAGAGAGGACCAATCCGAACGTTGTCAAGGTCGTGGGGTCTCCGCTCTCCGAAACGCGTCTTCATGCGCTCTATTTCACCCGCGCGACAGCACCTTATGGCCAAGGGCCGCTCTATCACCATATCGGCCTATATGCATATCGCCGGGCTGCGCTCGAGAAATTCGTCTCGCTCGGACCGTCGGCCCTTGAGAAGCGCGAATCCCTGGAGCAGCTTCGCGCGCTCGAAGCCGGCATGCGCATCGACGTGGAGATCGTTAAAACCGTTCCGCTTGGGGTCGATACGCCGGCCGATCTCGATAAAGCCCGCCGCATTCTTTCGGCAAGGAAGGCATGA